In Onychostoma macrolepis isolate SWU-2019 chromosome 17, ASM1243209v1, whole genome shotgun sequence, the DNA window actcagtCTGGcatatgtggtttacggggactctccataggcgtaatggtttttatactgtacaaactgtattgccctacaccaacacTACACCtacacctaccccttacaggagactgtctgtatttttaggttttcaaaaaaacaccatttagtacgttttttaagccttttggtttacggggacataggcagtgtcctcataaaccaccttcacgttgtagtacccatgttattatacagatttgtgtcctcataatcCATATACaccagttcacacacacacacacacacacacacacacacacacacacacacatatacatatgcacgtatacacacacacacacacacacacacacacacacacctggtttgctatccttgtggggactctccataggcgtaattgtttttatactgtacagaccatattttctattgccctacaccaaccctacacctaaacctaccccttacaggaaactttttgcatttttagattttcagataaacatcatttactctttttaataatttttttccctcgTGGGGACCACAGGCcggtccccacaatgtcaaaaatttcaggttttactatccttgtggtccccacaatgtagcataaacaagtacacacatacacatatacacacacatgttcgtttttgtgaaaagtggggacattccataggcataatggtttttatactgtacttactgtatgtgctattgccctacaccaaccctaaacctaccccttacaggaaactgtgcATTTCTActttccccccaaaaaacctcactctgtatgatttataagcattttgaaaagtggggacatgggtcaatgtcctgaaaagtcaccttaaCCTtataatacctatgtcatacctttgtcattatacaaatctatgtcctgacttttcacaaaaacgtgcacacatacatacacatatacatatacatatatacacacacacacacatatatacgaTCAACAAATCAACCTCACAAAAAATATCGGTCAGTAATAATACAACCACAGTACTTTTTGTTAAGCGATATCAATCACATTTGTTTACCGTAGTATTTATTCGACACCTGTGGTTTTAATAAATGTCCAAATagcatggtaaaaaaaaataaaaaagaagataaatacaattaaaatacatacataaataatcttaatgcaaaCCACATTTACTATACTCTAAAGCTTAAAAAGACATAACAGCCTTTTCATAATCCTTGGTGGCACACAAGCAAAAATCACCCACGTTTCAGACGCCAAGCAGATGAAAACCAGAGCCCTCCAGCATCATATTTACTGCACTACACCCATCATAACAATCACAGATACATCTAAACACTATCCATCATATGCTAAAAATGATTATTCATGCATATCAGTTAGGCCTCATTGCGACCTTGGCCTTGAAACCAGCAACACACCCGAGGCCCCCAAAAATCATGCATCTGTCACTTTGCCAATCACAAACGTGACTCTCGCACTGTGCTGCTATTTGATTACATATGAAATACATCACCCGATCTGAAACTGTCCTAATAATCAATATGAATCAGTCCATGTGAATCAGTCTTTCAGGGGCTAACAGACGCGTGTAGCTAAAAAGGCACCGTCATGCAAGCAGAAATCACATTATGCATTGATTTATCTCACTTAAAACCGGTTATAATAAACCACGTACTGCATTTACACCGCCAGGGATTGAAAGCACGAACAGTTTTCAACAAATGTACGCCGGACAGCTCGGTTTTTAGGGTGATAGTGGTTAGCACGCGAGCTCGCGTTAGCTTCGGTtgattttattgattatttcagGATCACGAGAGGAAAAACACAAGCGATCGGCTCGCGAGGTTTTTGTAGATTGAGGCGCGTGCTCACCGATGGTGAATTGTTTTATTGGTCGTGTTGTGTTGAAGAGTGTCTTGTTAAACGGTGCGGTGCCCCTCTCTCCCCATTCcctcctgctgctgctgcgcTGCTGTTGTCAGGCTACTGCACCCGTGTGAAGCCAGAGACTGCGAGGAACGCCGAAACGTGAGCACAGCTACTATGACAACACAACAAGTCCATAGCAATGAtactactttaaaataaaagtctccACCGTTTGACAGGAAGGGCTCTTTTGGCCCTTTGCGGGGAAAAAGCGCATTTCCTATGGAGGACACtcatattacaaataaataaataaacatataaatgtacaaatgcatagataataaataaatgtaataataggaaataactaaagtaatccgattaatatataatttaataaaacaaatgattcatttttagttacatttaattgtacatttattttgtgtaattttttccttagtttattattttctgcatttaatttttcatatgtattttattcttttaaactttaatttattttccacttatttttatatttatttacactcACACTAGTGTATTTAATCTGTATAATTGGTGTCATTCTTGTTAAAGTCATACACAATTCCACAACAGCGTTTGCATTCGAAGcacattttttattgtgttttaaactataaaaaatatattttatttttttattttctttgttttcttcacACATCACATCACACCCCAAGCATGTTGTTCAATGACACTGTTTGTCTAAAAAGTACACTAACTTTTGTTACAACAGTGAGACAGTTGtaatttttgaaacatttagtTTTAACATAATAAACACTGAATAGTTTATGAacatttacttttatgtttATGATTTACTTTTATGTCTGGGTCAAATACAAGGCTAAAAGTCAGTAAAATCTTTACACAAAAGGCATTtaatagcaaaaataaattataataacatgATAACAAgttgaaatctttttttttttttcaatcaaacCCTGGGTCATATAAGTGCTCAAGCTAATACAAAGTTGACAATcgggaaataaaaataaatttattctGCAACTAAGAATAAGAAGTACTGTTACGAGAATGATAGAAAAGGAGATCATGATATGTGGTGATTATGAATACATGTACAAAGGGTATTTCTGAAGAAGGATGCTTggtgtgaataaataaaacttgaTGAAGTTGATAAATAGATGACAGAGTGACAATAATCATGTAAGACAACGGCTAGAAAAGTgcctaaatatatttatacaaatatgtATTTCCACTGTATGATTTGCTCTGCAGTCCAAATACGTTTAACATCGTACCATGAAGGTCTAAAATGCCTAGATCTGTTTACTAAGAAGTGTGTGATGGTTTCTTACCACCATCTACTGGTAATTTTAGGAACTACAGTCGTTTCAAGCAAAAGGCGGTGTCAGAAAGACAAACATGTCTGAGGCGTTCCTGCTTTGTTGTAATGAAACCTCCAGTGAAGTAGGAAAATAATTTTAGAGCATAACAAAAATGTGACACAAAAAGAGAGACCCCACACTTAATTGTTTTCTGTAATGTACAATACTACATTTTAAAGCAATCATAATAAACATAATTCAAACattagtttaataaaaaaaatccattgactatgcaaataaaaataaatatgaattgttTATGACTTGTTGAAAGGAAATATGAAATGTTCATTCTTTATCCGATTAGTTTTACTTACGCCTTatatatttccatttaaaaatgcataattattaagccaactttattttaaaataaatatagtacTGTTGAAagctatttattaattaaacgtaatttaatttatgaattcaATCTCGCTCTCGTAGTCCTGtactattttaaaaacactgctcTTTCCCGAGATGCATCCGTTCCAGCTCGTCTCCTTTAGACCAATCAGAAGCATAGTGAAAAAATCCTCTTCTCTGATTGGCTTAAAGCTGCAGATGCGCAATTTTCAAAGTCAGCAACTGCAGCGCTTGAAGACTCGTAGTCAGAGCGTACAACTAATAGAGTGTATTCAAATAACCTGCGTTATTGGTGGGATTTTAAACGACTTTGGCAGCTTATTTGATTTGCTTTTAAAGGAGATCAGGTGAACGGTATGTGCGTTTGCCAATTTTGTTCTTATTTGCTtggttttgtcatttattttggtTAGGCGCCATTTAGGCTGGACAATGTCATACTAATGTATCTGCGGGTGTTATGCAATATGTTTGTGTAACTTatgtttatactttttaaatggCTCCGTATTTATATTAATGATTCCGGTGTGACTTATATTTGGATTTTAAAACCTAATTTTGTTTAAAGGTTACATTTAAAGGGCATTTCAGACCTGGAGCACGAAAGACGCTCCTTCAACATGGCTTCATCACAGTTACCAGCAgttaaaaaagatgaaaaaggcAGAAATATACAAGTGGTTGTACGATGCAGGTAAATGTACAGGTTTTATGTGtaacagttatttatattttttgtaagtAGTGTAATAATGCCTCAATCacatattttgtatgttgtactgtatgtatgacCAATAACCAACTTAACgttaattaagtttttatactCATAGTTTAAACCCCTCTCTATTTGTTAAATTCTACCCTGCAAACAGAAATCttaacattgttaatttatttgtttttttttagttctgaGGCCAAGAGTCTTATAACAGCTTGACCCCCACATGACACGATTTAAATGACCAATTTATGTAATTAATCATGTCGATTGTTGGCTAAAACCATGGtttgattatttgtattttatgtttgttgctttttcaagatttttatagaataggatgtttatttttgttcatcTGTTTGTTCATGTTTGGTGTTAACTCTGGCTGTTCTActttttttcctttctaaatACAATTGTGAATACATTAATTGGAAATTAATGTCTGTACAATTCTCATATCTGATGTGCAATTCACAGACCCTTCAACACAGTGGAGCGTAAATCTGCCTCTCATACAGTTGTTGATTGTGACCAGAACCGAAAAGAGGTGGTAGTCCGTACTGGAGGTGCCACAGACAAAGCAGCAAGAAAAACATACACTTTTGACATGGTGAGTGTTTGGCTTGTTTTTCACCCACATCCTGAGTATTAAtgtcattacatttttttttttttttcctgtgtagTAGTAATGCTCATTAATTTTATCTTATTTCAATTGGTTTAGGTTTTTGGTCCTTCTGCCAAACAAATTGATGTTTATAGAAGTGTGGTTTGCCCCATATTAGATGAAGTTATCATGGGCTataattgtactgtttttgcgtGAGTATCTGTATTTAAATACCAAATCATtcaacacctttttttttttttttttaattccacaTTTTGGACCTAGAAATTTTATTTGGTTTCTATAGCtactacattttatttactaaaGTTAGATTTTTGCCATGATGATAGCTAAAAAGTTGGCAtggtattaaaaaataaaataaacaaatcttatGCATTTACATAATGGGTTATTTCTTTTTGGTTTAAGATATGGACAAACTGGAACAGGGAAAACCTTCACAATGGAGGGTGAAAGATCACCCAATGAGGAGTTTACTTGGGAAGAGGTAATATTAGAGGCAAAGTTGGGCAGTTCTGCAGTAGTGAAACTTGTCAAACCGATGTTGATTTAAATGGGGCCATATCATACATTAATGTAGTGTTTGATTTCTTTTCTAAAGGCCTCTAATGTTATCAATGTTTTCTTGCACCAGTAGCAATTTTAAATCCTCATTTTGACTCCCTGAATAAACTGCTTGTATTTACAAATTTACCTTTGAGAATAATGATAATGTGTTATACTCTTGCATGTGAAATGAAGGAATAGCTGTTTGCTTATTGAGGTTTTACTATTGGGCCACAATATAAATGCCAATATTTGCATGATATGATTTGCTCAGGGATTGATCAGCATTTTTCCCTCCTTCCGTATCTTTCATGATTTCTCTTACAGGACCCTCTGGCTGGAATCATTCCCAGAACTCTTCATCAGATCTTTGAGAAACTGTCCAATAATGGCACAGAGTTCTCAGTGAAGGTTTCTCTGCTGGAAATCTATAATGAGGAACTGTTTGACCTTCTCAGCCCAGCTCCAGATGTCACGGAGAGACTACAACTGTTTGATGATCCCAGAAATAAAGTAtgctgctgctttttttttattttattttttctgtaatgaATTATACCTATAATATCCGTTTATCTTTCCTTTGAAAAATACCATGTCTAAATGTTTGTTAAAACAAGACATTCTGTGTATCTGTCAGAGGGGAGTTACCATTAAAGGTCTGGAGGAGATCACTGTACACAATAAGAACGAGGTGTATCAGATCCTGGAGAGAGGAGCTGCCAAGAGAAAGACAGCCTCCACGCTCATGAACGCTTATTCCAGGTAACAGTTGAATCCATGCTTCCCGATTTTAAATGGACAGAAGACTAAATGTATGCCTTTTGTGGTGTTTTGTTTATGGTTTATAActtctctcttcttcttttttccaCTAGTCGATCTCATTCAGTGTTCTCCGTGACTATTCACATGAAAGAGATAACACTGGATGGAGAAGAGCTGGTTAAGATCGGAAAACTGAACTTGGTGAGTTTACTTCCTTCAGACACGGTATTTTAATCTACAACTCTGGTTCAAAAAATAGTTAATCAGTGTTGAAGTGTTTTTAAACCAGTAACTCACGTGTTTGCGCTGTTTAGGTGGATCTTGCGGGTAGTGAGAACATTGGGCGATCTGGTGCTGTGGACAAGCGTGCACGTGAAGCTGGCAACATAAACCAGTCTCTGCTGACTCTGGGTCGTGTAATCAAGGCTCTTGTGGAGAGAGGGCCTCACGTGCCCTACAGAGAGTCCAAACTCACTCGTATTCTGCAAGACTCACTGGGAGGACGCACCAAAACCTCCATTATCGCCACTGTGTCTCCTGCCTCCATCAATTTGGAGGTATGTCTTGTGCTGCTAGACTTTGTGCTGTTTCTTTCTGATTTTGTCCTTGTTATTAGGAATAttgatttataattttgttgtaGGAAACTCTGAGCACTCTGGACTATGCTAACAGGGCCAAGAGTATCATGAATAAGCCAGAGGTTAACCAAAAACTCACCAAGAGAACTCTGATCAAGGCAAGTTACTTTATTGTTTgtacattatacattttcataagATTTCCTGAACTATATTCCCAATTTCTTCTCGTTCATGCAGCATTGACCAACCTATTCAtgtttctaaaataaatgttgtaggAATACACAGAGGAGATTGAGCGACTGAAAAGAGATTTGGCTGCAACCCGTGACAAACATGGAGTGTACCTCTCTGTTGATAACTATGAGTGAGTTCTGcatgtatttgtttttcttgttttttaatcaataaatggttaaatattattagaatttaaaatgaaattattctATGTAGTTTCATCCTGTGATGGTacaactgattttttttagtgTCATGTGAATTgtacattttgtcttttttttttttttttttggtaacaacTTAGTTTTCCTGCCACTTGATCAAGTTAATGTCTTTgcttaaattctttaaaaaaacaaaaaaaaaaaaactgtgctgtGGACAACGAATGCCTCAAATTAAATGGTCAACATTTTCTTTGGAAAACAGATTTTGCTTCCTTTAATTAAGAGTTATTTTTAGTTTGATTGGAGGTGATAATTCAGAATTCTATTTGCCCATTTACAGGAATATGAACAGTAAACTGATGTCTCAGGAAGAGCAGATTACTGAGTACACAGAGCGGATAGCTGGTGTGGAGGAGGAGCTCAAAAAGGTGAGCGTCTTTCAAATCTATTCTACTTCTGCTTTTCTGTGTGTACAAGTCCTGCCGACTTCcacttttgagtgtgtgtgtttgtgatgtcaTGACAATGAGTGATGTATCTGATAAATTGTGCTTGTGTTGGCAGATTATGGACTTGTTTACAGACAGTAAGCAGAAATTGGACCAGTGCACTGAGGACCTGCAGGACAAGAGCCAGAGACTGGAGGATGCTCACAAAGACCTAACAGAGACCAGGCACCGCCTCACTCAAGAGGTGTACATCACTTCACAGCTCGAAAGCAATGAGTGTCAACTCTACAACACTGCTGACCAGGTCTGTGAATCAGATGTGTAGTTTGCTGATGTAATGATAGGATAGTATGCATAATTATTAACTCGATCTCTCTCATCCAGCTGTTGAACACTGCTGAGGTCAGCACACAGGATGTTAATGGTCTCCACGCTAAGCTGCAGAGGAAGAAGGAAGTGGAGCTTCATAACGGGGAGGTCCAGCAGAGCTTTTCCCAGCGCATGGAGAACTGCTACAACAGCATGCAGACCTCACTGCAGGAGCAGACCCACAAACATGCTGCTATGATTGACTATTACCGCTCTTCTGTGGGTAAGATATGTTCCATGGCTCCATTCTCAAAATGTAATA includes these proteins:
- the kif11 gene encoding kinesin-like protein KIF11 encodes the protein MASSQLPAVKKDEKGRNIQVVVRCRPFNTVERKSASHTVVDCDQNRKEVVVRTGGATDKAARKTYTFDMVFGPSAKQIDVYRSVVCPILDEVIMGYNCTVFAYGQTGTGKTFTMEGERSPNEEFTWEEDPLAGIIPRTLHQIFEKLSNNGTEFSVKVSLLEIYNEELFDLLSPAPDVTERLQLFDDPRNKRGVTIKGLEEITVHNKNEVYQILERGAAKRKTASTLMNAYSSRSHSVFSVTIHMKEITLDGEELVKIGKLNLVDLAGSENIGRSGAVDKRAREAGNINQSLLTLGRVIKALVERGPHVPYRESKLTRILQDSLGGRTKTSIIATVSPASINLEETLSTLDYANRAKSIMNKPEVNQKLTKRTLIKEYTEEIERLKRDLAATRDKHGVYLSVDNYENMNSKLMSQEEQITEYTERIAGVEEELKKIMDLFTDSKQKLDQCTEDLQDKSQRLEDAHKDLTETRHRLTQEVYITSQLESNECQLYNTADQLLNTAEVSTQDVNGLHAKLQRKKEVELHNGEVQQSFSQRMENCYNSMQTSLQEQTHKHAAMIDYYRSSVGELLNTNGTVFKETLGAVCESYSSIKGAVGEGVERCKEQVLHQKKLSQEAQNSMLEILDDHKQHLEEVLVAQAVPGIRSVMAMNDNLKQTLHKYNSLAEQMQGLKAEMMSFFDSYVESLASMRECAVQGFNTLRAENDKLKQQISQAGNNHQARVAELVQCLQNQMNLLAVDTQTDFEGLEQAASAQIVSLETLQSSIQSKCTVSEEHTVSVRARLGSSVDGVITEMTEVTEEGARTLEECAGYCRHLQRSVDSLAESGLKWCHEARGSTENKAQEQLKLIRETDTAVQDLLKSVEEKGEKAVKDCEACLSHMQQEVEGILSRVELQTSKDDATLQEHKEILSSINTQALDTVQNFISSELRQDLPTGTTPQRKEYMYPRVLSKPRSREELEDEFRAQQEQLQCALSQCETVIEAEEKPLDQDSLEDEVSVSSDGNVTEQLCSDENLVCYENGRVPFFKKKSKKENCNKSLNRSKVDNESTTTPPRSKLPLRCQN